A part of Caretta caretta isolate rCarCar2 chromosome 1, rCarCar1.hap1, whole genome shotgun sequence genomic DNA contains:
- the LOC142068677 gene encoding olfactory receptor 52K1-like, producing the protein MVLQGNLSAPNGTGSDPSVFFLTGIPGLEALHPWISIPFCSMFTVALLGNFTLLYVIKTEPSLHQPMFYFLAMLAVIDLVLSTTTVPKILSIFWFNSREISFNACLVQMFFLHSFSTLESTLLLAMAFDRYVAICNPLRYSTILTNSVIPKIGLAALARAVLLTVPLPFLLRRLPYCGSHVISHCYCEHMAVVKLACASTRVNNVYGIIVTVFIVGLDLMFISLSYFNILRAVLSLASKEEQLKAFGTCGSHLCAILVFYIPVVLSSTIHRFGRHVAPHVHILLANFYLLFPPMMNPIVYGVKTKQIRDRVLLLFCGKSF; encoded by the coding sequence ATGGTCCTGCAGGGCAACCTGTCAGCTCCTAACGGCACAGGCTCTGATCCATCAGTGTTCTTCCTGACAGGCATCCCAGGGCTGGAAGCTCTGCACccctggatctccatccccttctgctcAATGTTCACGGTGGCCCTTCTAGGAAACTTCACTCTCTTGTATGTTATCAagacagagccctccctccaTCAGCCCATGTTCTATTTCCTCGCCATGCTGGCCGTCATCGACCTGGTTTTATCCACTACCACCGTGCCGAAAAtactgagcatcttctggtttaATTCCAGGGAGATCAGCTTTAATGCCTGCCTGGTGCAGATGTTTTTCCTTCACTCGTTCTCCACCCTGGAGTCTACTCTGCTGCTGGCCATGGCCTTCGACAGGTACGTGGCCATCTGCAACCCCCTGAGATACTCCACCATCCTGACCAATTCAGTGATACCAAAGATCGGGCTGGCGGCTTTGGCCCGAGCTGTTCTGCTAACGGtccctctgcccttcctcctcAGGAGGTTGCCCTACTGCGGGTCACACGTTATCTCCCATTGCTACTGCGAGCACATGGCCgtggtgaagctggcctgtgccagcacCAGGGTCAATAATGTCTATGGGATCATCGTAACTGTCTTCATCGTGGGGCTGGATCTGATGTTCATCTCCCTATCGTATTTCAACATCCTAAGGGCTGTCTTAAGCCTGGCATCCAAGGAAGAGCAGCTCAAGGCTTTCGGCACCTGTGGCTCCCACCTTTGCGCCATCTTAGTATTCTACATCCCTGTGGTCCTCTCCTCAACAATACACAGGTTCGGGCGCCATGTCGCCCCACACGTACACATCCTGCTGGCTAATTTCTACCTCCTCTTTCCTCCCATGATGAACCCCATCGTGTATGGTGTGAAAACCAAACAGATTCGTGACCGGGTGCTTCTCCTGttctgtgggaaaagcttctag
- the LOC142068418 gene encoding olfactory receptor 52K2-like, whose product MSTFNQTCPNPATFLLTGIPSLESEHVWISIPFCLMYLIALLGNGTVLFVVKQEETLHEPMYYFLSMLAVIDLVLSTAVVPKMLSIFWLDSREISFGACFLQMFFIHTFTGVESGVLLAMSLDRYVAICKPLRYKTILTSSKIAQIGLLSLARGVGIVTPLTCLLTSLPYCKTNVIPHSYCEHMAVMELAHTDTAVSDLYSIIVATALVGTDFIFITCSYGIILRSVLRLSTQEARLKAFSTCGSHVCVILLFYLGGLLSMYLHILDLSLAPHTQVLVADLYLVVPPMLNPVIYGMKSKQIQKGVFKLFGQRKILAEASM is encoded by the coding sequence ATGTCAACCTTCAATCAGACCTGCCCTAACCCCGCTACGTTCCTGCTGACCGGCATCCCCAGCCTCGAATCTGAgcatgtctggatctccatccccttctgcctCATGTATCTGATTGCTCTGCTAGGAAATGGTACTGTCCTCTTCGTTGTAAAGCAGGAGGAGAccctccatgagcccatgtactatttcctctccATGCTGGCAGTCATTGATTTGGTCCTCTCAACTGCCGTTGTCCctaaaatgctgagcatcttctggctGGATTCCAGAGAGATCAGCTTCGGGGCCTGCTTCCTCCAGATGTTCTTCATCCACACCTTCACTGGAGTGGAGTCGGGGGTGCTCTTGGCCATGTCTTTAGACCGATACGTGGCTATCTGCAAGCCCTTGAGATACAAGACTATCTTAACCAGCTCAAAGATTGCCCAGATTGGGCTGCTGTCCCTTGCTAGAGGAGTGGGGATTGTGACACCCTTAACCTGCCTTCTAACCAGTCTGCCCTACTGTAAAACGAATGTCATCCCTCATTCCTATTGCGAGCACATGGCCGTGATGGAGCTGGCCCACACAGACACAGCAGTCAGCGACCTTTACAGCATCATTGTGGCCACAGCCCTAGTGGGGACAGACTTCATCTTCATCACCTGCTCTTATGGCATAATCCTCCGCTCCGTCCTACGGCTCTCGACTCAGGAAGCGCGTCTCAAGGCCTTCAGCACCTGCGGCTCCCATGTCTGTGTCATCCTGCTCTTCTACTTGGGAGGGCTCCTTTCTATGTACCTGCATATTTTGGACCTCAGCCTTGCTCCTCACACCCAGGTCTTGGTGGCTGACCTGTACCTCGTTGTTCCCCCCATGCTAAACCCAGTCATCTACGGCATGAAGTCCAAGCAGATCCAGAAAGGCGTCTTTAAGCTCTTTGGCCAAAGAAAGATCTTAGCAGAAGCCAGTATGTAG